A region of the Chroicocephalus ridibundus chromosome 1, bChrRid1.1, whole genome shotgun sequence genome:
GACTCAATCCAGTGTATCGGTGTGTTTTTCTTATTGGGAAGTGCAAAACTTAACCCAGCACCCTAGCTGTAATCTCATGAGTGCTGAATACACAGAAACAGTCATTTCCCCCAAACTGCTGGTTACATTCTGGTTAATACAGTCTACTATGCAGTTGTCGTCTTTGCTGCAGAGGCACACTGCCAGTTCACGTTCAGCTTGTTATCTACTGGGAACCTGGGTCCTTTttggcaaagctgctttctaaccAGCCCCGCTACAGCCTGTGCTCTTGCATGGTGTTACTCCCTCCCAGGTTCAGGactttgcttttgcctttaaCTAAGAGGTCCCGGTCAgccctgtctaggtccctctgaacagcagccctGCTCTCTGGTGTATCAACATCTCTCCCAACcttggtgttgtctgcagacTGGGTGGAGCACATTCCGTCCCTGTATCCAGATTGTTATCGAAGATCCCAAATTGTATTGGCCCCAGTATCGATCTGTGAGCGTTGCCACTAGTAATTGGCCACTAGTTGGCTTTCATACCATAGATTCCAATGCTTTGAACCAGGTGGTCCAAACAACTTTTTACCTACCTTGTTGTACATTTATCCAGTCTATATCTCACTGATATTTTTAGCTGTAAGGAAATTATAGGAGatcatgtcaaaagccttgctaaagtcaaggtacaCAACATCCATTGCTACCCCCTTATTCACGAAGGCAGTTATCTATCTATCTCAGTCAGTCTGGTTGATCAGGTATGCTTTTGCTTCTGGGAGATCTAgctggctgttcccagtcacCTTCATGTGTCTGAAAATATCTTCTGGGAGTATTTGCTCCGTAAGTTTTCTGGGGGCTGGGGTGAAGCTGACTGGCATGTAACTCCTCAGACcctcctttttgccttttcccagtCATCAGGAACCTCCCCCACTCTTCAGGTCCTTTCAGAAGTGACAGTCTTGCACTGACCTCAGCTAGCTCCATCAGTGCTCCTCGGTGCGGCCCATCCAAGTCCAGTGGATTTGCGTCTTACGTGATCTGTAACTCCACCTTCCCCTACTGCTTTACTCCCACAGACTGTTAGTGGGCGTGGGGACCTGCGAGGTCTGAGAGCAAACCTTACCAGTGAAAATGATGCAAAAAGTACAGGTACCTCAATCTTTCCTACGTCCTGTGTCACTAGCTCCTCCTCTACCCCTCTGAGCAGCGGGACCATGCTTTCCTTTACCCTTCCTTTTGCTGCTAAGGTACTTACGGAAGCTCTTCTTACTGCCTTTCACATCCTTTGCTAGTTCCACCTCCAGCTGAGCACTGACTTTTCTAACTCCCTCCTGGTGTGCTCAGGCAATGTCTCTATTTATTCTGGATATCTTGTAccttctgcctcctttttgtgtttgaactAGCTGAGGAGTTCTCTGTTCACCTGGGCTGGCCTTCTGCACATAGGAGTAGAGTATTTATGTTTGGAGGTGGTTGTGTTTTGGAAATCAAGCAGCATTCCTGAGCCCCTTTACCTTGTGGGGCAGTCTCCCTGGGATCTTGACAAGCAGATCCCTGAATGCaatggcagagctgcaggtggaAAAGGAGCCCTTTTGTGTGGCTGGAAGCAAGAGGTTTCCAGCCTTGCCTCCTGCAGGAGTCTGCATCCACTGCTCCTGTGAGGGTAGTCTCAAGGTTTTCCCTCCTTTGCAGCACAGGGCTTGGGTGGTCCTTAGCTCTGCAGAGTCTCTGTGAAGACCCTGCCatgtcctgttcctcctcctggctgccacacaggctgctcccctcctcctgcagttCCTTCGCCCGGCAACTCAGCACTGCAGCCAGAGCACAGCTCCCACCGGTGAAGCTGCTGTCACCAGCCCCAGGGAGAGACATCAGCCACCTGGAGACCCGGGCTGCTGCAGCACCCTCTTCTGGAGCCATCGCGGATGAAAGCCTCTGCTGTGCCAGGGGCAGTTGTTCCAGCCCACGCGAGCATCACCATCACTGCGGTTTTGACCAGAGATGGGGCCTGTTTCTGCAATACTTACACCTACTACAGCACACTTGAGTATGCTTCAGAGAAGAATTTCAACAGGGCATTGTGACAACATTGCACTGCTGCTGACTTGTAGAGGTTTTTGTGAAATACCGTATGTATTTATCCCTTTAGAATGTCTGTTGCTCTTAAAACTGGGTTTCTCTAGCTAGTTACTTGAACAGAAAATTACCTCTTCTGTGCTTTTGAGAAGTacctaaatttatatttaaaaacaaggcaCCTTTTCTTGATCTCAGCTGTTCCCTTTGTAAAAGTTATACTTTAAatgggaaatacagaaaaaatgccacacaagaaatacttttctcctttttcccctccttcccctgttgAATTGGCTTATATTCTAACTACAAATCTGTATTCTAAGTAGAAGTGACTCTGGCTGTCCTAAGAAGTACTCTTCTGCTCTATAAGCAGTAGAACATGACTGTATTGAAAGTTGCAAACTTTAAGCCCTAAATGTGGGCTACATTAAACTTAATCTTTGGGAGATTTCTGGTCTCTTAACTTTGCTACTCCACCTATCTATTtgctaagaggggaaaaaaaaaaagagaaagcaactgTAGGAGTATCACCGCTTGCCTGTGGCTTAGAGTAGTGTGTCTCCACCATTTTAAAGAGCAAGCTGTTTCTCTTGACTCACCTATGATTCCTTTGACATAACGTCTTGGTTCTGTCAAGGTAAGAGAGTGCCAGCACTTACTGCTGCAAATGTTCTTGTGTTACCTCATCCCACAAAGCTGAGTGGCTGATGGCAATTAAACACCTCTCTGGGTGAACACTGAGTGCGTTTCTCCATAATACACAGGTTCAATGCAAGTTTAGTCAAGAAGATGACAAAAACCACTCAGGATTACAAAATAAGAGTAGAACAGAAGACAGAAGTTGTTTTTAAGATGTTTCACAAGTAGTGGCAATTTGATTACTCAAATTATGGTCAAAGTTTGAGTTTTGGAActacttttttgcctttttacttttttttttttttttttttactagaagaGCATCAATGTTTTTAGTTGCTCAGTCCTACCCTCTGCAGAGAGCAACGAACCGCATGCCACAAAGTCTCTTTCTTTCCACGCCTAACCCAACCTGTCATGTAGGACACCACATCCTGCTGGCCGAACTGCGGCCATTCTACACGAAGGGTCACAATCTCTTTCCTCATGTGCTCTAAGGACTGAAGAGAATCTTCAGCTATGGAATTCTTCCGCCTCCCATTTCAGCAGGGAGAATATTTAACTGAAAGTAAGGTAGAAATATATACCCGTTGACTTCCTTTGATCAGTATTTCCAGGACCAAGTAACTCTGCTGCTAGACTGGTAAAGAGCCAGCAGCTACTGCAGACTTCAAGCATTGCTGAGGTACACATGAGGCTGAATAGtagattagattatttttattttttttattattttaatatcttaGCAGCCAATGATCAGTAAGGCAAGTTCAAACTCATTATAAATGTTAAGTTCTGGTAGGTGTCGTTTTGGTTTCACACACATTCAGATGTATAccaatttaaatataaaacaaacagGATGGATAGATTAAGAACATGCTCTTCATCTTGTCTGTGACTAAAGCTGGTAGAATCTTGTCAGTGACTAAAGCTTAGTATTTCACCCATCGTTTAACTAAAACCTTTGCCAAAAGTGGAATGAAGTCATTGAATTAAACAGTCATTCTCTTAAAAAATAGTGATTTCCTGGGAAAATGCCCAGTACGTACCGCCAACTTTGCATTTAGTAGAGTACAACAAACTGTTTCTAGTTTGGCCCTCCCAACTCACAAATCACAACcttagaacaaaaccaaaagccagtATGAAACAACCTATGGAATACAGAGAGGACATTACAGAATAGCTTAAGTTCTAGTGTCACCTAGACACTAGGTCATGCCTAGCAACCAAAAAAGAAGGAACTTGACTGAAGCAAACCTGTACGTACACATCAAGTGCATCTTGTGTAACTAAACATATAGCCAGGGAGCTAGTTacaatggaaaacaaacagcttAAGCCTCCATTGGCAACTTAACAGTAGATACTTTGTCACTAGTTACCACAAGTCAAACTGGAGTTTAGTACCTGCAAATACTCCTTCCTGGAACCAATATGCCATGACAGTGGAAATTAGGAGAGGGCAGAAAGTGGCTGAGATGCATAGTCCCCATGAAGGTTTTCGTTAAGCGACTGTAATAGTTGTCTATTAAGAATCACGTCAGGGTACAGCACTCCCATTCAAAATTGCATCCAGTACCATCTCCCACATAGTCTGGatccaggagcctgctccacagGCCCTTGCCAGGGAAGACATCCAGCAGTGCtgttctgtcagcctttccttGGAGTGCACTGCACACTGATCCTGGTGGAGACCAGACAGGAGGCACCAGTGCAGCTCTACCACACTACTTGCACAGCTGAAGTGACAACCAGTAAAACACTGCTCTCAACTGACATCTCATCCTGGCTTTCATTGGTCAAAGTTTTTGTACTTTGCCAAGtagcatttatttcagaaataaacttatgagaaaaataaaataaaatataaagcacCCATCTTGCCATGTATTTGCAGGCAGTGAGCTCTGAGCACCCCGTGCCCTAAAGATGGCCCCTGTTAATCTGAGCCAGCTCAACAGAGATGGTACCGTTAGCTGGAACAGGAGTCTTGAAACCTGCAGCAAGTACTCACAGGCCTGAGCAGCCGAGGTGAGCTAGTAGGATGGTAACACACTGCCTGACTGCCCACTGAGCAAGTAGCTTTAGGAAGCAGGGTCCTTCCCACCCCAGCAAATGCTCACACCACCCAAGTCCAGAGGTAGCTGTAGGCAGGTAAGGCAGCACCCACCACATCAAGGCTGCCTTACTGGCTGAGATGAGGAACACGCATGGCAGTAAGCCATGGGGAAACTGGGCTCTGGTAACCATGGTAGGCGAATTATACATGGAGCTATGAGGCAGGCACCAgttttaacatgttttatttacttttaaaattgaagGCTACTTCGCATTCAAGTGAACGCAGTGCTATCTTAACAGCACAGTGCAGCCCTCTTTTTAAGACTGTTACAGCCCTTTTCTTATATGCTCACCTAATCTAGATGAAAACTTTTTGCCAACAATAATCCACTTGTTTTTATTGCTGCATTTCTGCacagattaatttaatttgcCGGTGAGTATTTTGACAAGATCAACGCAAGATCATAGTAGGGATTTGCATTCATCCTTCATTTCTGGTAATGCTGAGGAAACAGTTTTATAAGACATACTACTCAGTGTCAAAACTTTATACAAAATGGAAATGGGGTTTTGTTCAATCAAAATAGTCTTCTATATCAATATCTGGATTCAGGAGATCTTCACCATAGGCGGAAAGATccatttgatttaaaattaagttttcaaaggTTTCTTCCAAGTCCGTTTCACCAATCAGCACAGCTCCCATCATTCGGCCATTCTGCATCACTACTTTAACATACTCTTGTCCCTTGGTACATCTCAGCATCAGCTCATGGTCTAAACCCAAGCCTTGTGCGTTGTATTTTCCCAAAACCACCACctaacagaaggaaaaggaaaaagcattcatAAGATCATTGCAGTGTCTTTTAGCATTTCTGCTGATTACCTCAGTCTTTTGAAGCTTAGAACTGTTAACAGGAAAATCTCTGTCTCTAGGGACCCTTCCCCCTTCATTGGCTTTCAAACCCACAACAGAATTAAAAGTCTTCACCTTGAAATATCATATACAAAACCCAATAATGAACCAGTTACCATGCTGAACTTACTTGAATTTATCCATGAAGAGAACCTTAATGAAATGGAATATATACATAGATGCAAAGTAGATCAATGTCATTCACCAATTAAAATTTATAATATATCTATAAAGATCTTTGCCCTCTTCAGTTTCAGCATTCGAAGTCAGTAtgaatggagaaaaatctaaactaagattaattattttacagagaaaacTGTTTCATCAATATGAAAGCATCTGCTCAGCAATGGCAAGTGAATATAAGGAAGCAGTATGTGTGTCACTCAGTGGTTGAAGACTATTAGAGTGTATTTACCTTGTAATTGAAAAATTTTGTAACATGAGCAAATAGTTCAAAGCTGAAATCCAGATCAATAGATTCTCCTAAAGTATCTGCTGCCATGCATTTTGCTGCGTACCATCCCATCTGCCTAGCTTGAGTCCACAGTCGCatctaataaagaaaaagatttaaaaacacAGATACATGTCACTGTGCCATGACCGACACTCACTCTCTCATCAATGCATACTATATCTTCCATTATACTCAGAAAGGCTGAAGAGCTTGGCTTTCAGCCACTGAGACAGAATTATCTGTCATCAACACACCCAGGATTATCTACTTGTTCACCATTTTCCGCTTCAATTGAGCTTTATTTTCTCCCATCTGCGTAATAGTATGTAATTTAGTTTGTAGATTAGAGTGCTGCTGAGGGCACAATCGTATGATTTGCTTTACCTGATGCCACACTGGACTAGGTTCCCACGCCGCCGTGCAGATATCCCCAGCTGCATATATATCTGGCAGGGACGTGTGCATGTGTTTATCTACTGTAAGACCTCCATCTTCACCTACAGCAAACTAAAGGATTTGCACAGATCAGCAATAAGAAAAAGAATCAtttaaattaagtaattaaaCTTGATCTATGTTAAGCAGTCATCTCATTTGTTACTTTTTAATGGCAGACTCTAAAAAACACGGgtattttagctgttgctgagcagcgcttacacagcCCCACAGCGAcaaggctgggggtgcacaagaagtcgggaggggacccagctggggcagctgacacccactgaccaaagggatacccCCAAAGCCATATGATCTTGTACCCTGCAatagaagaaggaagggaggatgtTCGTATTTATGgcacttgtcttcccaagtaaccattacgcatgataagccctgctttcctggaaatggctaagcatctccctgcccatgggaaatagtgaattaattccttgttttgctttgcttgcgcacacagcttttgctttgcctaaactgtctttatctcgacccatgagttttctcacttttaaccCTTCTgactcttcccccatcccactggggagtGAGCgagctgctgtgtggggctgagctgctggctgggtttaAACCAGACTCCGAGCATAGAGACAGAATGACCTCAAGGCCTGAAAATTCCCATGGCAGCCATGAACTCTGTAATCAGCATCCATGTTCAGATGCCGATTCAAAGCGTGACTTCCCTCAATGAATACGAGCACCTTTACAGCTCAGTTTCATAGATAAAAATTACTGGAAGTAACTGCTTCCTTCCCAGGAGAAAATCTTAAGATTTGTAAGGCAAGAATGTGGTGCAGAATTGACACAAAAACTATTCTAAACTTTTGCCACATTAATCAATTCtacaaatgttttttctctttgtatagGCTTAATCTTAACAGTGTATATTGTATCAGTATATATCATGAGCAGCAATATAATAAGCCAAGAACACTAATGAAATTTATTTATCATCATGTTAGGTATTTCCAGTACCAACAATTTTGAAATGCTGTACAAGATTCAAAACCTTTATCAATCAATGTTTCATGTCAGAAGCAGAAACCAGCTGAAAGAGCTTATTTCACCTTACTTAAAAAGACAGCTTAAACGTCAAAAGAAATCAGTATACTTACATTATTGCCATCAAGAAATGGTTCAACATTTGGCACAACTCCAGTTGCGCTGACAATGAAATCGCATCCATAAATTTTTCCATTAGTTAATTCCACATATACAGGCCAGAgcactgaaaaaggggaaaattttgCCCTGAGAATGTAACCAACAGAAGTtatattaattataaaattaatattttattataagacatgaaataaaataaaagaaaaaccccaatcttttaaaatatctaattGATTAGgcagggaaaaattaaaaataaaataaattaacccACCATCCCGCccccaaaacagagaaaacagagattACCTCTAACATTTCTTACCTTCATTCAGCACtagaaaaatgagattttggaGCTTAGCTCCAAGCCCTACTACTAACTTTCTCCGCAGTTTTCCTAAATCAAAGCCCTCATTTGTAGGGGAAAAATACTGTGTCCTGCCGCTGCTTCAGCCCCATGGGCTGATCTCTGATGTACACAACTGCCAAATATTCTTTTACATATAAATTTACAGATGCACAGGAAATgcctcaaaagcaaaaagaatgacAGAGATTTGACTTCCCAGAATCTTATGCTGAAAGTAACTggctattaaaataatattttaagtagTAATTTTCATTCAGTGGAATTCATAGATAGAATTATTCATGAAACAAGTGAtaagtttttgtttgctttgaaggATTACATCAGTTTTGACACTAAATGTTTTTcgtgttttcttcttctctaacTCCACTATTACTGTAAGATTTTACCAAACTGTCACAAGGAGGGAATATTTCTATTTGCTCTAAAGCAGCAAAC
Encoded here:
- the PYROXD1 gene encoding pyridine nucleotide-disulfide oxidoreductase domain-containing protein 1 isoform X3, which encodes MEGSEEKEGPTAVSDKLGSALGPDWHEGLHLKGTKEFSHKVHIEILCEVKKIHLQQEFIQLQRTSLTFPKDEKNVEPDEVLWPVYVELTNGKIYGCDFIVSATGVVPNVEPFLDGNNFAVGEDGGLTVDKHMHTSLPDIYAAGDICTAAWEPSPVWHQMRLWTQARQMGWYAAKCMAADTLGESIDLDFSFELFAHVTKFFNYKVVVLGKYNAQGLGLDHELMLRCTKGQEYVKVVMQNGRMMGAVLIGETDLEETFENLILNQMDLSAYGEDLLNPDIDIEDYFD